One genomic region from Clostridium saccharobutylicum DSM 13864 encodes:
- the dnaA gene encoding chromosomal replication initiator protein DnaA: MDADLKTLWAKTLDIIKSELSEVSFNTWIKSCEPISISSNTIKISVPNSFTQDILDKRYKDLVANSIKAVCSKLYTIEFIIVSDIYDKVDETKDASSKQSKSIVVNDEMSSTLNPKYTFNSFVIGNSNRFAHAASLAVAESPAKAYNPLFIYGGVGLGKTHLMHAIGHYILDGNPSAKVVYVSSEKFTNELINAIKDDKNEEFRNKYRNVDILLIDDIQFIAGKERTQEEFFHTFNALHDANKQIILSSDRPPKEIPTLEDRLRSRFEWGLIADIQVPDFETRMAILKKKADVENLNVANEVMGYIATKIKSNIRELEGALIRIIAYSSLTNREVTVDLATEALKDIISKKQGKHVTIDIIQDIVSSYFNLRVEDLKSQRRTRNVAYPRQIAMYLSRKLTDMSLPKIGEEFGGRDHTTVIHAYEKISENLKTDDSLQHTVNDITKKLTQN, from the coding sequence ATGGATGCCGATCTTAAAACTTTATGGGCAAAAACCCTAGACATAATAAAAAGTGAGCTAAGTGAAGTTAGCTTTAATACTTGGATTAAAAGTTGTGAGCCTATATCTATATCTTCTAACACTATAAAGATAAGCGTTCCTAATTCCTTTACTCAAGATATTTTAGATAAACGATATAAAGATTTAGTCGCCAATTCAATAAAAGCAGTATGCTCAAAATTATATACAATTGAATTTATTATAGTTTCTGACATTTATGATAAAGTAGACGAAACTAAAGATGCTTCATCAAAACAATCAAAATCAATTGTAGTTAATGATGAAATGTCTTCAACATTAAATCCTAAATATACATTTAATTCTTTTGTTATAGGTAATAGCAATCGATTTGCTCATGCTGCTTCACTAGCAGTTGCTGAATCCCCTGCTAAAGCTTATAATCCATTATTTATATATGGTGGAGTTGGGCTTGGAAAAACTCACTTAATGCACGCTATAGGCCATTATATTTTAGACGGTAATCCTAGTGCAAAAGTAGTCTATGTTTCATCTGAAAAATTTACCAACGAATTAATAAATGCTATTAAAGATGATAAAAATGAAGAGTTTAGAAATAAATATAGAAACGTAGATATTTTGCTTATAGATGATATCCAATTTATAGCTGGCAAAGAGCGTACACAAGAGGAATTTTTTCATACCTTTAACGCATTGCATGACGCAAATAAGCAAATCATACTATCGTCAGATAGACCACCAAAAGAAATTCCAACATTAGAAGACAGATTGCGTTCAAGGTTTGAATGGGGTCTTATTGCTGATATTCAAGTTCCAGATTTTGAAACTAGAATGGCTATTCTAAAAAAGAAAGCAGATGTTGAAAACTTAAATGTTGCAAACGAAGTTATGGGATACATAGCAACAAAAATAAAATCTAACATAAGAGAACTTGAAGGAGCATTAATAAGAATAATTGCATACTCTTCTTTAACTAATAGAGAAGTTACTGTAGATTTAGCTACTGAAGCATTAAAAGATATCATATCTAAAAAACAAGGAAAACATGTAACTATCGATATTATACAAGATATAGTTTCTAGTTACTTTAATTTGCGCGTAGAAGACTTAAAGTCTCAAAGAAGAACAAGGAATGTTGCTTATCCAAGACAAATAGCCATGTATTTAAGTAGAAAATTAACAGATATGTCTCTGCCTAAAATCGGAGAAGAATTTGGCGGAAGAGACCATACTACTGTAATACATGCTTATGAAAAAATATCTGAAAACTTAAAAACTGATGATTCATTACAACATACTGTTAATGACATTACTAAGAAATTAACTCAAAATTAA
- the dnaN gene encoding DNA polymerase III subunit beta — protein MIFTCEKQKILEGISIVQKAITGKSTMPILEGIYINTNQSSLTLIGSDMDVSIQTCVDATIIEEGSIVIDAKIFGEIIRKLPNSTIKIETMENQVIKITCEKSMFDVVYMNTNEFPELPEINENLKISVNQNILKNMIKGTSFAIAQDETRPILQGILFEVKNKNLNLVALDGYRLAVKSEFLDSDMDVEVVIPGKTLNEVSKILEDVDDIVDITFTNNHILFNLEKTKIISRLLEGKFINYNSLLPQEHKLLVNVNRQQLQNAIERASLMAKDGNTNLIKLETQQDNLIITSNSQLGKVREEILMKLQGDEIQIAFNSRYLLDVLKNMESDEVIMKMTSSISPCVIEEKDNENAKYLVLPVRLMR, from the coding sequence ATGATTTTTACATGTGAAAAACAAAAAATACTAGAAGGTATATCTATAGTTCAAAAGGCTATAACTGGAAAATCAACTATGCCTATATTAGAAGGTATATACATAAATACAAATCAATCATCATTAACACTTATAGGTTCAGACATGGATGTAAGTATACAAACATGTGTTGATGCAACTATTATAGAAGAAGGCAGTATCGTTATTGATGCAAAAATCTTTGGAGAAATCATTAGAAAGTTACCTAATTCAACTATAAAAATAGAAACTATGGAGAATCAAGTAATTAAAATAACTTGCGAAAAATCAATGTTTGATGTAGTTTACATGAACACTAATGAATTTCCTGAACTACCTGAGATTAATGAAAATTTAAAAATATCAGTTAATCAGAATATACTTAAAAACATGATAAAAGGAACATCTTTTGCCATTGCTCAGGACGAAACAAGACCAATACTTCAAGGGATATTATTTGAAGTTAAAAATAAAAATTTAAATTTAGTTGCTCTTGATGGATATAGATTAGCTGTTAAGAGTGAATTTCTAGATAGTGATATGGATGTTGAAGTTGTAATACCAGGAAAAACATTAAACGAAGTATCAAAAATACTTGAAGATGTGGATGATATTGTGGATATTACTTTCACAAATAATCATATATTATTTAATTTAGAGAAAACTAAAATAATATCAAGATTATTGGAAGGTAAGTTTATAAATTATAATTCACTATTACCTCAAGAACATAAGTTATTAGTTAATGTTAATAGACAACAATTGCAAAATGCTATAGAAAGAGCATCTTTAATGGCTAAGGATGGGAATACTAATCTAATAAAATTAGAAACGCAACAAGATAATTTAATTATTACATCTAATTCTCAATTGGGAAAAGTTAGGGAAGAAATTCTTATGAAATTGCAAGGAGACGAAATACAAATTGCATTTAATTCTAGGTATCTATTAGATGTATTAAAGAATATGGAAAGTGATGAAGTAATTATGAAAATGACTTCTAGTATAAGTCCATGTGTAATAGAAGAAAAAGATAATGAAAATGCAAAATATTTGGTATTACCAGTTAGACTAATGAGATAA
- the yaaA gene encoding S4 domain-containing protein YaaA, with the protein MNKIKINTEIIKLDAFLKWAAIVSSGSEAKLYIQDGLVKVNNEICTQRGKKLKIGDVVSFEDSDFEII; encoded by the coding sequence ATGAATAAAATAAAAATTAACACTGAAATAATAAAATTAGACGCCTTTTTAAAATGGGCAGCTATTGTAAGCTCTGGTTCAGAAGCAAAATTATATATACAAGATGGATTGGTAAAAGTTAATAATGAAATTTGCACTCAAAGAGGAAAAAAATTAAAAATTGGAGATGTTGTAAGTTTCGAAGATTCGGATTTTGAAATAATATAA